A genomic segment from Sporichthya brevicatena encodes:
- a CDS encoding PEP-utilizing enzyme produces the protein MPEISDPTLGTSEPGRYWTTTNLGEAAPDVLSPLDMSIWGETAERGWLYSMKVFGVLPPSAKASPDVNDWGLSIFYGRPALNVDAIRGIVVSLPGVSGDDFERDLCGSVRPDAPPVKGKKSRLPVIAVKAPRALLRQGKVMHANYAETRAWWEREVYGDGGTAPAIERLVAARDRFEKVFADHCAWRFVFSGAQSAITDLAKKAGDPALGTRLMSGVGEVFETKMADDLWKVAQGQLEEAEFLRLWGYHGPNEGNADARVWREDPAPVRALVKSYQGRADVERPRDREGRSVAAGAEAEKALLAATPAAKRPAMRWLMKRTRNIVRTLQVGKAAYLMCIDGVRRAARDFGAEQVAAGRLAQVDDVFYLQIEECQELAAGRLENVAEIVVARRGYREAHRKVELPVFFRGMPEPIVPEAPVEGDRGAVEISGSASGGGQVEGRARVLLDVNDAIALDDGDILVCRFTDPSWAPLMSLAEALVIDVGGSASHGAVVARELGIPYVIGTERGTSVLRDGDRILVDGENNVVRVLA, from the coding sequence GTGCCCGAGATCTCCGACCCCACGCTCGGCACCAGCGAGCCGGGCCGCTACTGGACGACCACCAACCTCGGGGAGGCGGCGCCCGACGTTCTCTCCCCGCTGGACATGAGCATCTGGGGCGAGACTGCCGAACGCGGCTGGCTCTACTCGATGAAGGTGTTCGGCGTCCTGCCGCCGTCGGCGAAGGCGTCGCCGGACGTCAACGACTGGGGCCTGTCGATCTTCTACGGCCGCCCGGCGCTGAACGTCGACGCGATCCGCGGGATCGTCGTCAGCCTGCCCGGGGTCTCCGGTGACGACTTCGAACGCGACCTGTGCGGCAGCGTTCGCCCCGACGCGCCGCCGGTGAAGGGCAAGAAGTCGCGGCTGCCGGTGATCGCCGTGAAGGCGCCCCGCGCGCTGCTGCGCCAGGGCAAGGTCATGCACGCCAACTACGCCGAGACGCGGGCGTGGTGGGAGCGCGAGGTCTACGGCGACGGCGGCACGGCCCCGGCCATCGAGCGACTCGTCGCGGCGCGGGACCGGTTCGAGAAGGTGTTCGCCGACCACTGCGCCTGGCGCTTCGTCTTCTCCGGTGCGCAGAGCGCCATCACCGACCTGGCGAAGAAGGCCGGCGATCCCGCGCTGGGAACGCGCTTGATGTCCGGGGTCGGCGAGGTCTTCGAGACCAAGATGGCCGACGACCTCTGGAAGGTGGCGCAGGGTCAGCTCGAGGAGGCGGAGTTTCTCCGCCTCTGGGGCTACCACGGCCCGAACGAGGGCAACGCCGACGCGCGCGTCTGGCGCGAGGACCCGGCCCCGGTGCGGGCGCTGGTGAAGTCGTACCAGGGCCGCGCGGACGTCGAGCGGCCCCGCGACCGTGAGGGGCGCTCGGTGGCCGCCGGCGCCGAGGCCGAGAAGGCGCTGCTCGCGGCGACGCCCGCGGCCAAGCGTCCGGCCATGCGCTGGCTGATGAAGCGGACGCGCAACATCGTGCGGACGCTGCAGGTCGGCAAGGCCGCGTACCTGATGTGCATCGACGGAGTTCGTCGCGCCGCCCGCGACTTCGGTGCCGAACAGGTCGCCGCCGGCCGCCTCGCGCAGGTCGACGACGTGTTCTACCTGCAGATCGAGGAGTGCCAGGAACTCGCCGCCGGGCGGCTGGAGAACGTCGCCGAGATCGTCGTCGCGCGCCGTGGGTACCGGGAGGCGCACCGCAAGGTCGAGCTGCCGGTGTTCTTCCGCGGCATGCCCGAGCCGATCGTGCCCGAGGCACCCGTCGAGGGTGACCGGGGTGCGGTCGAGATCTCCGGCTCCGCCTCCGGCGGCGGTCAGGTCGAGGGCCGGGCGCGTGTGCTGCTCGACGTCAACGACGCGATCGCACTCGACGACGGTGACATCCTCGTCTGCCGGTTCACCGACCCCAGCTGGGCGCCACTGATGTCGCTGGCCGAGGCGCTCGTCATCGATGTCGGAGGCTCCGCCTCGCACGGCGCGGTCGTCGCCCGCGAGCTCGGGATCCCTTACGTGATCGGCACCGAGCGGGGGACCAGCGTCCTCCGCGACGGCGACCGCATCCTCGTCGACGGCGAGAACAACGTGGTGCGCGTGCTGGCCTGA
- a CDS encoding PEP-utilizing enzyme produces the protein MSSEPWDTLNDPTAESLWWSTDNMGEAAPGVLSPLGWSVWGHVGERAAREALYRAGALTAAERAAPADVHDRIVRVFCGRMAMQVQFLATVGNRMPGTSGQQVAEQIFGRVPDDLDYTATRSRYPAVAGKLPAVAVATPAQVRRLATEADAWWAHQTTAASSWDRGEAVVGLRTGMQWFGRTLTLHTLCLMTCVSPVYDLLAALVRRVGAGDVGALSGSGGAEMAVVSDLWRASRNELTLDQVTARHGFHGPAEGEISSRVWREDCSPLVALVSRYADEPESASPAHLERRRVEEERAARAEVLAAVPRWQRPGVAAVLDLAAKRIPMRGVGKRSFLQGLDGTRAAARRLGELLAKEGLLGDPDDAFYLTWRELMLGPPPEAKELVSLRRARREEYQQLILPGSWKGTPVPIPASDTAADVVNGIGASAGVVEGRVRVLLTPDFDAVEPDEILVSPTTDPSWSSVMFLSSALVVDIGSALSHAAVVARELGLPCVVNTRTGTRDLRTGDLVRVDGSAGTVTVLARA, from the coding sequence ATGAGCTCCGAGCCCTGGGACACCCTGAACGACCCGACCGCGGAGTCGCTGTGGTGGTCGACCGACAACATGGGCGAGGCCGCGCCCGGTGTGCTGTCCCCGCTGGGCTGGTCGGTGTGGGGGCACGTCGGTGAGCGGGCCGCGCGCGAGGCGCTGTACCGCGCCGGAGCGCTGACCGCTGCGGAGCGGGCCGCGCCGGCGGACGTGCACGACCGGATCGTGCGCGTCTTCTGCGGCCGCATGGCGATGCAGGTGCAGTTCCTCGCCACCGTCGGCAACCGCATGCCCGGGACGTCGGGGCAGCAGGTCGCCGAACAGATCTTCGGCCGCGTTCCCGACGACCTCGACTACACCGCGACGCGGAGCCGGTACCCCGCGGTGGCGGGAAAGCTCCCCGCCGTCGCGGTCGCGACGCCGGCCCAGGTGCGGCGGCTCGCGACCGAGGCCGACGCGTGGTGGGCGCATCAGACGACGGCGGCGTCGAGCTGGGACCGCGGCGAGGCCGTCGTCGGTCTGCGGACGGGCATGCAGTGGTTCGGCCGCACGCTGACGTTGCACACGCTCTGCCTGATGACGTGCGTCTCGCCGGTGTACGACCTGCTGGCGGCGCTGGTCCGCCGGGTGGGGGCGGGTGACGTCGGGGCGCTGTCCGGCTCCGGCGGGGCGGAGATGGCGGTGGTGTCGGATCTCTGGCGGGCGTCGCGTAACGAGCTGACGCTGGATCAGGTCACTGCCCGGCACGGCTTTCACGGCCCGGCGGAGGGCGAGATCTCGTCCCGGGTGTGGCGGGAGGACTGCAGCCCGCTCGTCGCGCTGGTCTCCCGGTACGCGGACGAGCCGGAGTCGGCGTCCCCGGCGCACCTGGAGCGGCGCCGGGTGGAGGAGGAGCGCGCCGCCCGCGCGGAGGTGCTGGCGGCGGTGCCGCGGTGGCAGCGTCCCGGTGTCGCCGCGGTGCTCGACCTGGCCGCGAAGCGGATCCCGATGCGGGGCGTCGGCAAGCGCTCGTTCCTGCAGGGTCTCGACGGCACCCGCGCCGCCGCCCGGCGGCTGGGGGAGCTGTTGGCGAAGGAAGGGCTGCTGGGCGACCCCGACGACGCCTTCTACCTGACGTGGCGTGAGTTGATGCTGGGCCCGCCGCCGGAGGCGAAGGAGCTGGTGTCGCTGCGTCGCGCCCGCCGCGAGGAGTACCAGCAGCTGATCCTGCCGGGCAGCTGGAAGGGCACCCCGGTCCCGATCCCGGCCTCCGACACCGCGGCCGACGTCGTGAACGGCATCGGCGCCAGTGCCGGCGTGGTCGAGGGCCGGGTGCGCGTGCTGCTGACGCCGGACTTCGACGCCGTCGAGCCCGACGAGATTCTCGTGTCCCCGACGACCGACCCCTCGTGGTCCTCGGTGATGTTCCTGTCCTCCGCGCTGGTCGTCGACATCGGCAGCGCGCTCTCCCACGCCGCCGTCGTCGCCCGGGAGCTCGGCCTCCCCTGCGTCGTCAACACCCGCACCGGCACCCGCGACCTCCGCACCGGCGACCTCGTCCGCGTCGACGGCTCCGCCGGCACCGTCACCGTCCTCGCCCGCGCCTGA
- a CDS encoding TetR/AcrR family transcriptional regulator — protein MTVTDRPYRGVSADNRRSERREQLLQACLDVVGRSGVAGTTVGAICEQAGLTKRYFYEAFADRDAILCAALDDLHVALLQRIRTAIAHEPDARERTRLTARMLADTMDDPRLARLFVEAAALPSLHDLRRRAYDVYADLVAHEVLGLTEPSPRARLATQVLVAGATEAVSRWVEGGTGLTRDEFVEVLTELASGVDQG, from the coding sequence GTGACCGTCACGGACCGGCCGTATCGGGGCGTCAGCGCCGACAACCGGCGCAGCGAACGCCGGGAGCAGCTGCTGCAGGCGTGCCTGGACGTCGTCGGACGGTCCGGGGTCGCCGGGACGACCGTCGGCGCGATCTGCGAGCAGGCCGGACTCACCAAGCGCTACTTCTACGAGGCGTTCGCCGACCGGGACGCGATCCTCTGCGCGGCCCTGGACGACCTGCACGTCGCGCTGCTGCAGCGGATCCGCACCGCAATCGCGCACGAACCCGACGCCCGCGAGCGCACGCGCCTCACCGCGCGGATGCTCGCCGACACCATGGACGACCCGCGCCTGGCCCGTCTCTTCGTCGAGGCCGCCGCGCTGCCCTCGCTGCACGACCTGCGGCGCCGCGCCTACGACGTCTACGCCGACCTCGTCGCGCACGAGGTCCTCGGCCTGACCGAGCCGAGCCCCCGGGCCCGGCTCGCCACGCAGGTCCTCGTCGCCGGCGCGACCGAGGCCGTCTCGCGTTGGGTCGAGGGCGGCACCGGTCTGACCCGCGACGAGTTCGTCGAGGTCCTGACCGAGCTCGCCAGCGGGGTCGACCAAGGCTGA
- a CDS encoding nuclear transport factor 2 family protein: MSEKVRADITEALHRYCRGIDRMDADLIRSAYHSDGYDDHGDVFRGSVEDYITWVLNVLAERFDSTMHTLTNITIEQDGGVAHVESYLIAYHVTKGGGSLKVFGARYVDRFEDRPGAGWRIAHRTLVSEWQTEQTGFVATPPGTAPAARDRTDPSYRRD, encoded by the coding sequence ATGAGCGAGAAGGTCCGCGCGGACATCACCGAGGCGCTGCACCGGTACTGCCGCGGCATCGACCGGATGGACGCCGACCTGATCCGCTCGGCGTACCACTCCGACGGTTACGACGACCACGGCGACGTCTTCCGCGGCTCGGTCGAGGACTACATCACTTGGGTCCTGAACGTCCTGGCCGAGCGCTTCGACTCGACGATGCACACGCTCACGAACATCACGATCGAGCAGGACGGCGGCGTCGCCCACGTCGAGAGCTACCTGATCGCCTACCACGTCACCAAGGGCGGCGGCTCGCTCAAGGTCTTCGGCGCCCGCTACGTCGACCGCTTCGAGGACCGCCCCGGCGCCGGCTGGCGCATCGCCCACCGGACGCTGGTCTCCGAGTGGCAGACCGAGCAGACCGGCTTCGTCGCCACTCCCCCGGGCACCGCCCCGGCCGCGCGCGACCGCACGGACCCGTCCTACCGCCGCGACTGA
- a CDS encoding cytochrome P450 codes for MTETCPHDGLFAAATPELVRCPYPVYEHLRGEHPVQWIPALTAYAVTRHADILDVLLRPEDFSSRKQSGPGAATSLAVAAAEDPQYSDRVRAAAVRRIGIAEKGAALVNCDPPRHGEQRKMMNKVFTPRRVALLEPPIRELAEGLVDAFVARGEADVVAELATPLPMTVIARALGIEGTDIPTLKRWSDAFVRANGRPNLSVEEISALILSLDECYDFFEARMSERLADPREDLVTDVAQADLCHEERLQMLTLFLIGGNETTNSLIASCIWMLCRRPELQDELRADPELIPPFVEETLRVEPPVQGLFRQAMRDTTVGGVPIRAGDFLWLVYGSANRDEAQFPTPDEIRLDRGAEGRRHLSFAQGPHFCLGAPLARAEARIALETLLARTRNLALAPDEDAGQWAPNLVQHNLTRLNVVFDPVSV; via the coding sequence GTGACCGAGACCTGCCCCCACGACGGCCTGTTCGCCGCGGCGACGCCCGAGTTGGTCCGCTGCCCGTACCCGGTCTACGAGCACCTGCGCGGCGAGCACCCCGTCCAGTGGATCCCCGCCCTGACGGCGTACGCCGTGACCCGGCACGCCGACATCCTCGACGTCCTACTGCGCCCGGAGGACTTCTCCTCGCGCAAGCAGTCCGGCCCCGGCGCCGCGACCAGCCTCGCGGTCGCGGCGGCCGAGGACCCGCAGTACTCCGACCGCGTCCGCGCCGCGGCGGTGCGCCGCATCGGCATCGCCGAGAAGGGCGCCGCCCTCGTCAACTGCGACCCGCCCCGCCACGGCGAGCAGCGCAAGATGATGAACAAGGTCTTCACGCCGCGTCGCGTCGCGCTCCTGGAGCCGCCGATCCGTGAGCTGGCCGAGGGTCTCGTCGACGCCTTTGTCGCCCGCGGCGAGGCCGATGTCGTCGCCGAACTCGCGACCCCGCTGCCGATGACCGTCATCGCCCGCGCGCTCGGCATCGAGGGCACGGACATCCCGACGCTGAAGCGCTGGTCCGACGCCTTCGTCCGCGCGAACGGCCGGCCGAACCTGTCGGTCGAGGAGATCTCGGCGCTGATCCTCTCCCTCGACGAGTGCTACGACTTCTTCGAGGCACGCATGTCCGAGCGCCTCGCCGACCCGCGTGAGGACCTCGTCACCGACGTCGCGCAGGCCGATCTCTGCCACGAGGAGCGGCTGCAGATGCTGACGCTCTTCCTGATCGGCGGCAACGAGACGACGAACAGCCTGATCGCCTCGTGCATCTGGATGCTCTGCCGACGCCCGGAGCTGCAGGACGAGCTCCGCGCGGACCCCGAGCTGATCCCGCCGTTCGTCGAGGAGACGCTGCGCGTCGAACCGCCGGTGCAGGGCCTGTTCCGCCAGGCGATGCGGGACACCACCGTCGGTGGCGTGCCGATTCGGGCCGGCGACTTCCTCTGGCTCGTCTACGGCTCGGCCAACCGCGACGAGGCGCAGTTCCCCACCCCCGACGAGATCCGGCTCGACCGCGGCGCCGAGGGCCGACGCCACCTCAGTTTCGCGCAGGGGCCGCACTTCTGCCTCGGTGCGCCGCTGGCCCGGGCGGAGGCGCGCATCGCTCTCGAGACCCTGCTCGCGCGCACCCGCAACCTCGCGCTCGCCCCCGACGAGGACGCCGGCCAATGGGCGCCGAACCTCGTCCAGCACAATCTGACGCGACTGAACGTCGTCTTCGACCCGGTGAGCGTATGA
- a CDS encoding AMP-binding protein yields MPLSYVEADRSVELRDITVGGVLREAAAEVPDAPALLNGAADPAERRRWTYAELLAAAENVAARLLEHLEPGERLAIWSVNLAEWELVQFGAALAGIPVVAINPAYTAAELEYVLGQSGSVAIVLGPPHRGTDPAVELAKVRDRLPALRATFTLDAGSDLFASGPPATLPDVDPSSLAMMQYTSGTTGRPKGAMLSHRSLCNNSRLFNRRLGLDGAGSWVNAMPMFHIGGSSFGAIGSMWSRAAHIITTFDPALMLELIETERPAFLPSVPTMLLAMSEHPDFAKRDHSSIQVIMAGSTTIPAELIRRVEKEWGANFVPCYGQTECSGVIVQGMPTDSPEDKSAWAGRPLEQVEVRVVEPATGQVVPHGEVGEFHVRGYTTMDGYFGMPAETAATLDADGWLHTGDLGVMDPRGYCQVTGRLKDMIIRGGENIYPREIEDRLVEHPAISEVAVIGVPDERMGEEVAAVVRLAPGAEPDPEAWRAFAREALAGPKVPRRWFVVDAMPTTPSGKIQKFRLPDLLSDPAAARDVTPPRPA; encoded by the coding sequence ATGCCGTTGTCGTACGTCGAGGCCGACCGGTCGGTGGAGCTGCGCGACATCACCGTCGGCGGGGTGCTGCGGGAGGCCGCGGCCGAGGTGCCGGACGCCCCGGCGTTGCTGAACGGGGCCGCGGACCCGGCCGAACGGCGGCGCTGGACCTATGCCGAGCTCCTCGCGGCGGCGGAGAACGTGGCCGCCCGCCTGCTGGAACACCTGGAACCGGGGGAGCGGCTCGCGATCTGGTCGGTGAACCTCGCCGAGTGGGAGCTGGTCCAGTTCGGGGCGGCGCTGGCCGGGATCCCCGTCGTCGCGATCAACCCCGCCTACACCGCCGCGGAACTGGAGTACGTGCTCGGCCAGTCCGGGTCCGTCGCGATCGTCCTCGGGCCGCCGCACCGGGGGACCGACCCCGCCGTCGAGCTCGCGAAGGTGCGCGACCGCCTGCCCGCACTGCGCGCGACGTTCACGCTCGACGCCGGCAGCGACCTGTTCGCGTCGGGGCCCCCGGCGACGCTCCCGGACGTCGACCCGTCGAGCCTGGCGATGATGCAGTACACCTCCGGCACCACCGGCCGGCCCAAGGGCGCGATGCTGTCCCATCGTTCGCTCTGCAACAACTCGCGGCTGTTCAACCGCCGCCTCGGCCTCGACGGCGCGGGATCGTGGGTGAACGCGATGCCGATGTTCCACATCGGCGGCTCGTCGTTCGGGGCCATCGGGTCGATGTGGAGCCGGGCCGCGCACATCATCACGACCTTCGACCCCGCGCTCATGCTCGAGCTGATCGAGACCGAGCGGCCGGCGTTCCTCCCCAGCGTCCCGACGATGCTGCTCGCGATGTCCGAGCACCCCGATTTCGCCAAGCGCGACCACTCCTCGATCCAGGTGATCATGGCCGGCTCGACGACGATCCCGGCCGAGCTGATCCGCCGGGTGGAGAAGGAGTGGGGCGCGAACTTCGTCCCCTGCTACGGCCAGACCGAGTGCAGCGGCGTCATCGTGCAGGGGATGCCGACCGACAGCCCCGAGGACAAGTCCGCGTGGGCAGGCCGGCCGCTGGAGCAGGTCGAGGTCCGCGTCGTCGAGCCCGCGACCGGGCAGGTCGTCCCGCACGGTGAGGTCGGGGAGTTCCACGTCCGCGGCTACACGACGATGGACGGCTACTTCGGGATGCCGGCCGAGACCGCGGCGACGCTCGACGCCGACGGGTGGCTGCACACCGGCGACCTCGGCGTCATGGATCCCCGTGGCTACTGTCAGGTGACGGGGCGTCTGAAGGACATGATCATCCGTGGTGGGGAGAACATCTATCCCCGCGAGATCGAGGACCGACTCGTCGAGCACCCCGCGATCAGCGAGGTCGCCGTGATCGGCGTCCCCGACGAACGCATGGGCGAGGAGGTCGCCGCCGTCGTCCGCCTCGCCCCCGGCGCCGAGCCCGACCCCGAGGCCTGGCGCGCCTTCGCCCGGGAGGCCCTCGCCGGCCCGAAGGTCCCCCGCCGCTGGTTCGTCGTCGACGCGATGCCGACGACCCCGTCGGGGAAGATCCAGAAGTTCCGGCTCCCCGATCTCCTCTCGGACCCCGCCGCCGCCCGCGACGTCACACCTCCGAGGCCCGCGTAG
- a CDS encoding nuclear transport factor 2 family protein produces the protein MTQPGWQPLLDAIETATDDRVKHALTMVARHVVAEVEGDIEGVLATLVPHPTYRFWGVGTNRSVLDGTGQVRGFYDALCGSGKNRLDYVLSRVVADASTVVTDGVIHHVLDGADLLGRVSTPVEPGRWYHVTYQSLIVWPIDPDTGLLTGEEVHLGEEHTVVREISPDELPHLGRASR, from the coding sequence GTGACGCAACCCGGCTGGCAGCCCCTGCTCGACGCGATCGAGACCGCAACCGACGATCGCGTGAAGCACGCGCTGACGATGGTCGCGCGGCACGTGGTCGCCGAGGTGGAGGGCGACATCGAGGGCGTGCTCGCGACGCTGGTGCCGCACCCGACCTACCGGTTCTGGGGTGTCGGCACGAATCGCTCGGTGCTCGACGGCACCGGTCAGGTCCGCGGGTTCTACGACGCCCTGTGCGGCAGCGGGAAGAACCGGCTCGACTACGTGCTCTCCCGCGTCGTGGCGGACGCGTCGACCGTCGTCACCGACGGCGTCATCCACCACGTCCTCGACGGGGCCGACCTCCTCGGTCGCGTCTCCACCCCCGTCGAGCCGGGCCGCTGGTACCACGTCACGTACCAGTCGCTGATCGTCTGGCCGATCGACCCGGACACCGGCCTCCTCACCGGCGAGGAGGTCCACCTCGGCGAGGAGCACACCGTCGTCCGCGAGATCTCCCCGGACGAACTCCCCCACCTGGGCCGCGCCTCCCGCTGA
- a CDS encoding class I SAM-dependent methyltransferase, producing MKEHRIFAASYDSIIASVEKKVLGRRRRALLGPLTGRVLDVGAGTGVNIPYYEAAARVVLAEPDGAMRAKMNAKLGSAPVPVEVSDAPAEDLPFPDASFDAVVCTLVLCTVADPERALAEIHRVLVPGGTLVVLEHVEASPDARLHRWQHRIGPVWTKLAAGCVLTRDTAISVEKAGFTFTSLDRLRELPAWMPISPMISGVATKP from the coding sequence ATGAAGGAGCACCGGATCTTCGCCGCGTCCTACGACAGCATCATCGCCTCCGTCGAGAAGAAGGTGCTCGGCCGTCGGCGCCGCGCGCTGCTCGGCCCGCTGACGGGCCGTGTGCTCGACGTCGGCGCGGGCACGGGCGTGAACATCCCGTACTACGAGGCGGCGGCCCGGGTCGTCCTCGCCGAACCCGACGGCGCGATGCGGGCGAAGATGAACGCCAAGCTCGGCTCGGCCCCCGTTCCGGTCGAGGTCTCCGACGCCCCGGCGGAGGATCTCCCGTTCCCCGACGCCTCCTTCGACGCGGTGGTCTGCACGCTGGTGCTGTGCACCGTCGCGGACCCGGAGCGCGCGCTGGCCGAGATCCATCGCGTCCTCGTCCCGGGCGGGACCCTCGTGGTCCTCGAACACGTCGAGGCTTCCCCCGACGCCCGGCTGCACCGCTGGCAGCACCGCATCGGCCCGGTCTGGACCAAACTCGCCGCCGGCTGCGTCCTCACCCGCGACACCGCCATCTCGGTCGAGAAGGCGGGGTTCACCTTCACCTCCCTCGACCGGCTCCGCGAGCTCCCCGCCTGGATGCCCATCAGCCCGATGATCTCCGGCGTCGCCACCAAGCCGTAA
- a CDS encoding SDR family NAD(P)-dependent oxidoreductase has protein sequence MSDPFRLDGETALVTGGTSGIGAAVALLFRDRGAEVVVCGRNVDRGKAFEAETGIRFVAADVTSEVQVSAAIAACGRLSVLVNNAGPTDLLHTRSVDGPIGEMTPENWAKLLDATLTGAYLTTHHALPLLIAAGRSAIVNISSIAATQAMPGFDAYSAGKAGLEAMTRSLAAGYGHLGVRANAVRVGSIRVDHGDGERRRGVEPDPRPDAWRRPEPPKAGAPDDVAHAALYLASPASAYVTGVVLPVDGGLEMRSLMPWQTARPGD, from the coding sequence GTGAGTGATCCCTTCCGTCTCGACGGCGAGACCGCCCTGGTCACCGGGGGAACGAGCGGGATCGGCGCGGCCGTCGCCCTGCTGTTCCGCGACCGCGGCGCCGAGGTGGTGGTGTGCGGGCGCAACGTCGACCGAGGCAAGGCGTTCGAGGCCGAGACGGGGATCCGGTTCGTCGCCGCCGACGTGACCAGCGAGGTCCAGGTCTCGGCGGCGATCGCCGCGTGCGGGCGACTCTCGGTGCTGGTCAACAACGCGGGGCCGACAGACCTGCTGCACACCCGCAGCGTCGACGGGCCGATCGGCGAGATGACGCCGGAGAACTGGGCCAAGCTGCTCGACGCGACTCTGACCGGCGCTTATCTGACGACCCATCATGCGCTGCCGCTGTTGATCGCCGCGGGGCGGTCCGCGATCGTCAACATCTCTTCGATCGCGGCGACGCAGGCGATGCCGGGCTTCGACGCGTACTCCGCGGGCAAGGCCGGCCTGGAGGCGATGACGCGCTCCCTCGCCGCGGGCTACGGGCATCTCGGGGTGCGCGCGAACGCCGTGCGCGTCGGTTCGATCCGCGTCGACCACGGTGACGGCGAGCGACGCCGCGGCGTCGAACCGGACCCCCGGCCCGACGCCTGGCGACGTCCGGAGCCACCGAAGGCGGGTGCGCCCGACGATGTCGCGCACGCCGCGCTGTACCTGGCCTCGCCCGCGAGCGCCTACGTCACCGGCGTCGTGCTGCCCGTGGACGGCGGCCTGGAGATGCGGTCACTCATGCCCTGGCAGACCGCGCGGCCGGGGGACTAG
- a CDS encoding type II toxin-antitoxin system VapC family toxin — protein MTVVVDASVVVAALIDSGPTGTWADALLDGDDLAAPHLMQVEAANILRRCEITGAVEKDTAVLAHADLLALRVARFPYDPFADRVWELRHNLTAYDALYVAVAEALGADLATLDRRLASATGPRCGFLVPPTA, from the coding sequence GTGACGGTGGTCGTCGATGCGTCCGTGGTCGTTGCCGCGCTGATCGACAGCGGTCCAACCGGGACGTGGGCGGACGCGCTGCTGGACGGGGACGACCTCGCCGCGCCTCACCTGATGCAGGTCGAGGCCGCGAACATTCTTCGCCGTTGTGAGATCACCGGTGCCGTCGAGAAGGACACAGCGGTGCTGGCTCACGCCGACCTGCTTGCGCTGCGGGTCGCCCGATTCCCCTACGACCCCTTCGCGGATCGCGTTTGGGAACTCCGGCACAACCTGACTGCCTACGACGCGCTGTACGTCGCCGTCGCGGAGGCGCTCGGCGCCGATCTCGCGACACTTGACCGACGTCTGGCCTCAGCCACCGGACCGCGGTGCGGTTTCCTCGTGCCGCCCACGGCCTGA
- a CDS encoding MaoC family dehydratase, with product MTLDPTSVGATADPQSIRWTSKDCLLYALGVGAGTDELAFTTDNTRGLEQRMLPTQPVVLGLGATAASLKLAGKIDWVRLVHAAQGVELLAPVPVEGEATVVSRIAELWDKGKAALITAESTATAPDGTDLFRTRMTVFIGGAGGFGGERGPSVEEDEPTGKPDETVSYETRRDQALLYRLSGDRNPLHSDPAYAAKAGFDRPILHGLCTYGFAGRAVLHAAAGGDPDRVRSIDARFAKPVFPGDTLHVDLWNVDGGVRFRVRTGEETVVLNAGRATIAP from the coding sequence GTGACGCTCGACCCCACCTCCGTCGGCGCGACCGCCGACCCCCAGTCGATTCGCTGGACGTCGAAGGACTGCCTGCTCTACGCCCTCGGCGTCGGGGCCGGGACCGACGAACTCGCCTTCACGACCGACAACACCCGCGGTCTCGAGCAGCGCATGCTGCCGACGCAGCCGGTCGTCCTCGGCCTCGGCGCGACCGCGGCCTCGCTCAAGCTCGCGGGGAAGATCGACTGGGTGCGCCTCGTGCACGCCGCACAGGGCGTGGAACTGCTCGCTCCGGTGCCGGTCGAGGGTGAGGCCACGGTGGTCTCGCGCATCGCGGAGCTGTGGGACAAGGGCAAGGCCGCGCTGATCACCGCGGAGTCGACGGCCACCGCGCCCGACGGCACCGACCTGTTCCGCACCCGCATGACGGTGTTCATCGGCGGTGCCGGCGGTTTCGGCGGCGAGCGCGGCCCGTCGGTCGAGGAGGACGAGCCGACCGGCAAGCCCGACGAGACCGTCAGCTACGAGACCCGCCGCGACCAGGCGCTGCTCTATCGCCTCTCCGGCGACCGCAATCCCCTGCACTCCGACCCGGCCTACGCGGCGAAGGCCGGCTTCGACCGCCCGATCCTCCACGGGCTGTGCACGTACGGTTTCGCGGGCCGCGCGGTTCTCCACGCCGCCGCGGGCGGCGACCCCGACCGCGTCCGCTCCATCGACGCCCGCTTCGCCAAGCCCGTCTTCCCCGGCGACACCCTCCACGTCGATCTCTGGAACGTCGACGGCGGTGTGCGCTTCCGCGTCCGCACCGGGGAGGAGACGGTCGTCCTCAACGCCGGGCGCGCGACAATCGCGCCGTGA
- a CDS encoding FitA-like ribbon-helix-helix domain-containing protein — translation MASITVRDLPDDARDELAARAARSGRSLQEYLRLQLIALSRRPDPETFAASVRERKRRTGSTVSTEDILAARDADRR, via the coding sequence ATGGCCTCGATCACCGTCCGCGACCTTCCCGACGACGCGCGGGACGAGCTGGCAGCGCGCGCAGCTCGCAGCGGGCGTTCTCTGCAGGAGTATCTGCGCCTTCAGCTGATCGCGCTCAGTCGACGCCCCGACCCGGAGACCTTCGCCGCTTCGGTTCGTGAGCGGAAGCGGCGCACCGGAAGCACCGTGTCCACGGAGGACATCCTCGCGGCGCGAGATGCCGATCGCCGGTGA